Genomic segment of Rana temporaria chromosome 12, aRanTem1.1, whole genome shotgun sequence:
tcctgatatctcagtgtgacgtTCTGtttctaatgctgcccagctctgccctattgttgtatacagaggactcacctgcagaccctgtgtctACACGTAAATAACTGTCATTGATATGCAAATtgtattcatatgtaaatagaggcagtattcatatgtatatcatgcccccctgAGGTCATTTCCACCCTCACCTGAATGCTGCCCTCTGGGGGAGATAAAGGGGCATAAAGGGGCATAAAGGGGCATAAAGGGTTTGAAGGTCCTGCCAGCAACTGTcgtcattaaagtgttactaaacccagtgatatgaaaatagttcatctgccTTCCACAGCTtacaaatcttctttttacataaaAATATTGCTACTTTgtacctttttggatgatctgtataccgCGGTCAGTAATAAACGGcagagtttctccagtgctgagagttcaggtaggaggagatttccactgcagTCTGTATACACgcacacatgtgtgatgtcaatatcatgtgacctgatcGGCATAGAGACGGGATCAGCTGACccggggaggaggtgtagatcatGAATAGGAGAGGTTCAAGAGccaaaccttgggggaccccaaaaaagatataataataaaatataaaattgatAGGAGTTGTTTTTGGGACCACGATTCCCCTTGGTTGTGCTCTGTCCTGTAATACGGGGATGAAGGTTTGTGAATCTTTTTGATGAACCCTCAGAATTCTCTACAGAAATTCCTTCTCACATTTCTACAGAATCATTAATTTTCCGTCGTCTTTCACAACCACTTACATAATATTCATTTCACGCATGTCCGCCCGGTATATACATCTCCTCATGTACTGAGGACACTTTAATCTCCGTCTTTCATCGGCAGGAATGTAGCGCAGTGATGTCACCGCCGGCCGATATAAACATTCGTCTTCACTTTGTTTTAGAACATAAACTGCAACAATAGAAGACGTTCCTCTCGGTATAAACTCTCCTTTATACATTGTGGTGAGTAATTCCGCACTGCGGGGAAATATCAATGACGTCTGATGATCCCGACACCAAAAACATCGGAATGTTCTGCAAGTAGATGGAAGAAGTCTGAGGGGTGAGGACATCTCTGGATCCATCGGGGTGAGGACATCTCGGGATCCATCGGGGTGAGGACATCTCGGGATCCATCACTGAGCGCTGCAAAGTACCACAATCTGAGACAACAAAGTGTCACCCGGAATATATGATGACCCAAGAGATACGCGAGAGACCgcgtggtgatgtcactggtctctagtgattggataggctgtgttctcatgaatatgaagggtctcggtgatgtcactggtctctagtgattggataggctgtgttctcatgattatgaagggtctcggtgatgtcactggtctctagtgattggataggttgtgttctcaggaatatgaagggtctctgtgatgtcactggtctctagtgattggataggctgtgttctcatgaatatgaagggtctcggtgatgtcactggtctctagtgattggataggctgtgttctcatgaatatgaagggtctcggtgatgtcactggtctctagtgatagATTGGCTGTGTTCTcaggaatatgaagggtctcggtgatgtcactggtctctagtgattggataggctgtgttctcaggaatatgaagggtctctgtgatgtcactggtgtctagtgattggataggctgtgttctcatgaatatgaagggtctcggtgatgtcactggtctctagtgattggataggctgtgttctcatgaatatgaagggtctcggtgatgtcactggtctctagtgattggataggctgtgttctcatgaatatgaagggtctcggtgatgtcactggtctctagtgattggataggctgtgttctcatgaatatgaagggtctcggtgatgtcactggtctctagtgattggataggctgtgttctcatgaatatgaagggtctcggtgatgtcactggtctctagtgattggataggctgtgttctcatgaatatgaagggtctcggtgatgtcactggtctctagtgattggataggctgtgttctcatgaatatgaagagtctctgtgatgtcactggtctctagtgattggataggctgtgttctcatgaatatgaagggtctcggtgatgtcactggtctctagtgattggataggttgtgttctcatgaatatgaagagtctcggtgatgtcactggtctctagtgattggataggctgtgttctcatgaatatgaagagtctcggtgatgtcactggtctctagtgattggataggctgtgttctcatgaatatgaagggtctcggtgatgtcactggtctctagtgattggataggctgtgttctcatgaatatgaagggtctcgtgatgtcactggtctctagtgattggataggctgtgttctcatgaatatgaagagtctcggtgatgtcactggtctctagtgattggataggctgtgttctcatgaatatgaagggtctcggtgatgtcactggtctctagtgattggataggctgtgttctcatgaatatgaagggtctcggtgatgtcactggtctctagtgattggataggctgtgttctcatgaatatgaagagtctcggtgatgtcactggtctctagtgattggataggctgtgttctcatgaatatgaagggtctcggtgatgtcactggtctctagtgattggataggctgtgttctcatgaatatgaagggtctcggtgatgtcactggtctctagtgattggataggctgtgttttcatgaatatgaagggtctcggtgatgtcactggtctctagtgattggataggctgtgttctcatgaatatgaagggtctcggtgatgtcactggtctctagtgattggataggctgtgttctcatgaatatgaagggtctctgtgatgtcactggtctctagtgattgggtaggctgtgttctcatgaatatgatgagtctctgtgatgtcactggtctctagtgattggataggctgtgttctcatgaatatgaagggtctggATTAAGTGTAACAGAAGGAATGGAACTTGCGATCGGTGGAATAGTAGAAGTTTTCGATCTGCACGTAGGTTTCCTGTTGGGCTTCGCACTGATTGAAGTTTTAGTTTGTAATGTCGGCCATAACCTTCTAATAAATGTGAACAGGTATTGCAGAACACGTTCAGAAATTGCGCAGTGGAGTGAAAACAAGCGCACAGGGAGAGCCGCCATCTGTTTCCACTTTTCTGCTTTCTGTGAACTGGGTTGGCCTTCGGCTGATTCTTCTGTAATAACCGGCTTAGCACCTCGTTCAGACACTTTGCTGCAAGCCGGATAAATTGCCTCAATGGGGATTTCTGAATCCATGTAACAAGTGACTGACGCGAAGCGGCTTGTCAGATAGGAAGCGAAACGCATGTAAAATCTGGTCAGTAAAAAAGAGAGCAGCGGGTAACCAGACACGAGTCATCCTTCTGCTCCTTACACTCTATGGGTGAGAcggatttactaaaacgggaaaatactaaatctggtgcagctctgcatagaaaccaatcagcttcaagctTTTTCATCAAAGCTTATgtgaagaagctgattggctcccatgcagagccgcaccagattttgctctccagttttagtatgtAGCGGGGCCCCCATAGGGGCTGCTGAGTGTTGTGGGccgcctgtcaccctgcccagcccgacATCCACTTCTCAGACACTCAGAGACACAGAACAGTCCATGCGCTTTGTTATTGTCATTTTATGGAGGGAATTGAACTTGGATGGGGGAAGGGAAGTTTGGGATGCCGAGCAGAATTGGTAGAACTTGCttgtcagacatttgtgaacaccGCCAAGAACGGTGCAGGCAGCAGGAGTGACATGATTGTGTCACCTCTGAGCCTCAGTGCAGGAAGTAGATGGCGAGCCTGGATACCTGGAAGTGTCACATTACTGAGCCCCTCCCCTCCATGAAATGCCACTAAAGTCAGGTGACCAATCAGAGCCAAGGAGCAGCAGAACTACAAATAAAGAAGGTGCTCCGGTCACACCACGCCAAAACTCAACCTCCCGACGCCAAAACTCAACCTCCCGACGCCAAAACTCAACCTCCCGGCACACCACGCCAAAACTCAACCTCCCGGCACACCACGCCAAAACTCAACCTCCCGACGCCAAAACTCAACCTCCAGACGCCAAAACTCAACCTCCCGGCACACCACGCCAAAACTCAACCTCCCGGCACACCACGCCAAAACTCAACCTCCCGACGCCAAAACTCAACCTCCCGGCACAGCACGCCAAAACTCAACCTCCCGATGCCAAAACTCAACCTCCCGACGCCAAAACTCAACCTCCCGGCACAGCACGCCAAAACTCAAACTCCCGGCACACCAAAACTCAACCTCCCGGCACACCAAAACTCAACCTCCCGGCACACCAAAACTCAACCTCCCGACGCCAAAACTCAACCTCCCGGCACAGCACGCCAAAACTCAACCTCCCGATGCCAAAACTCAACCTCCCGACGCCAAAACTCAACCTCCCGGCACAGCACGCCAAAACTCAACCTCCCGATGCCAAAACTCAAACTCCCGGCACACCAAAACTCAACCTCCCGGCACACCAAAACTCAACCTCCCGGCACACCACGCCAAAACTCAACCTCCCGGCACACCACGCCAAAACTCAACCTCTCGACGCCAAAACTCAAAGTCCCGGCACACCAAAACTCAACCTCTCGGCACCAAAACTCAAACTCCCGACGCCAAAACTCAACCTCTCGGCACGCCAAAACTCAACCTCTCGGCACACgacaccaaaatttaactttttgacctaaaaacaaaacacaatgtgGGAGGGAACAAACGCCGCACATCACCTCTCACTGAAACAATTTTGGGACCCTttcctactcccactggccacagtccagccccctcccccccacccgctagggttgccacctatccgggattcacccagacggtccgggttttgaatcgtgtgtccAGCTTTCAGTCCACccgacacattattcagacaagAATGTGGCTCAGGACAGGGCCTGACATTAGGGGGAGGGGCACATTAGGGCGCGTCCGCATTACTCTTCTTttgtgtcccaggtctgttacaatcctctAGTGTGTATACTAAAACAAGAAAATTGCTGCGCACCACGAGAGTGTCCGGGTGTGGCTTGAAGAAAAATTGCCAAcccgcccccctccccaggtctgaaggacagtagactggccctttgGTTAGGAGGTTGGGAGACCCTGTACTACGGGATACAACGATACTCACATGTCACCTTCTATCCTGGCACTGTCCACCATCAATGCAGAAaagacctgtgatgtcattatgGGAACTCGATCATCACCCCAGCAGTACAGGATCCCCGACTCCCCCCCCCCGACTCCCGatccttgacccccccccccccccgactcccgACCCCCCCCACTCCCgatccctgaccccccccccccccccccccgactcccgACCCCCCCCACTCCCgatccctgaccccccccccccccccccgactcccgatccctgaccccccccccccggagtgcATGCCCGGCATACATGGTGATGAAAGGAAATCTTCTAATTCCATTAACTGATCTCGTCTCTCCAAAGACGAGGAGATTGTTCCGTCCAATTACCTGATAACATTGTAACAAAGCGTTTACTACGAGGACAGCCAATCATGACGTTCCCCGATTGTCATTCCCCGCTGATTGGAGACACTTGGGATCGGTCCATACCTTCCACTAATGAATGTATTTAGTTATGTGATTCAACGTCTGTTCATCCGAAAGCTTCAAACTAGCGATGGGGGGAGGGGCTGACCGGCGACAAGCGGGGGATAACGCGGCTGAAGATAGAAGTGAAGTTGATGTGAAATTAAAGGCGGTAAAAGTTCAGCCGTCTTCCGGAATTACAAGTCATAGAAAATGGCGTCACTCTTCTTCCACTCAATTCCAAGAGACACTTCAAAGGCCGAACTTCTATACGCGTCACCGCCTTCCATACGCGTCACCGCCTTCCATACGGGTCGCCGCCTTCCATACGGGTCGCCGCCTTCCATACGGGTCGCCGCCTTCCATACGCGTCGCCGCCTTCCATACGCGTCACCGCCTTCCATACGCGTCACCGCCTTCCATACGGGTCACCGCCTTCCATACGCGTCACCGCCTTCCATACGCGTCACCGCCTTCCATACGCGTCACCGCCTTCCATACGCGTCACCGCCCTCCATACGGGTCACCGCCTTCCATACGGGTCACCGCCTTCCATGCGCGTCACCGCCTTCCATACGGGTCACCGCCTTCCATACGGGTCACCGCCTTCCATACGCGTCACCGCCTTCCATACGCGTCACCGCCTTCCATACGCGTCACCGCCTTCCATACGCGTCACCGCCTTCCATACGCGTCACCGCCTTCCATACGCGTCACCGCCTTCCATACGCGTCACCGCCTTCCATACGGGTCACCGCCTTCCAATGCGCGTCACCGCCTTCCATACGGGTCACCGCCCTCCATACGGGTCACCGCCTTCCATGCGGGTCACCGCCTTCCATGCGCGTCACCGCCTTCCATACGGGTCACCGCCTTCCATACGGGTCACCGCCTTCCATACGCGTCACCGCCTTCCATACGCGTCACCGCCTTCCATACGCGTCGCCGCCTTCCATACGCGTCGCCGCCTTCCATACGCGTCGCCGCCTTCCATACGGGTCGCCGCCTTCCATACGGGTCGCCGCCTTCCATACGGGTCGCCGCCTTCCATACGGGTCGCCGCCTTCCATACGGGTCGCCGCCTTCCATACGCGTCACCGCCTTCCATACGCGTCACCGCCTTCCATACGCGTCACCGCCTTCCATACGGGTCACCGCCTTCCATACGGGTCACCGCCTTCCATACGCGGCACCGCCTTCCATACGGGTCACCGCCTTCCATACGCGTCACCGCCTTCCATACGCGTCACCGCCTTCCATACGGGTCACCGCCTTCCATACGGGTCACCGCCTTCCATACGGGTCACCGCCTTCCATACGCGTCACCGCCTTCCATACGGGTCACCGCCTTCCATACGGGTCACCGCCTTCCATACGGGTCACCGCCTTCCATACGGGTCACCGCCTTCCATACGGGTCACCGCCTTCCATACGGGTCACCGCCTTCCATACGCGTCACCGCCTTCCATACGGGTCACCGCCTTCCATACGGGTCACCGCCTTCTATACGGGTCACCGCCTTCCATACGGGTCACCGCCTTCCATACGGGTCACCGCCTTCCATACGGGTCACCGCCTTCCATACGGGTCACCGCCTTCCATACGGGTCACCGCCTTCCATACGGGTCACCGCCTTCCATACGCGTCACCGCCTTCCATACGCGTCACCGCCTTCCATACGCGTCACCGCCTTCCATACGCGTCACCGCCTTCCATACGCGTCACCGCCTTCCATACGGGTCACCGCCTTCCATACGGGTCACCGCCTTCCATACGGGTCACCGCCTTCCATACGGGTCACCGCCTTCCATACGGGTCACCGCCTTCCATACGGGTCACCGCCTTCCATACGGGTCACCGCCTTCCATACGGGTCACCGCCTTCTATACGGGTCACCGCCTTCCATACGGGTCACCGCCTTCCATACGCGTCACCGCCTTCCATACGGGTCACCGCCTTCCATACGGGTCACCGCCTTCCATACGGGTCACCGCCTTCCATACGGGTCACCGCCTTCTATACGGGTCACCGCCTTCTATACGGGTCACCGCCTTCCATACGGGTCACCGCCTTCCATACGGGTCACCGCCTTCTATACGGGTCACCGCCTTCCATACGGGTCACCGCCTTCCATACGGGTCACCGCCTTCCATACGGGTCACCGCCTTCTATACGGGTCACCGCCTTCCATACGGGTCACCGCCTTCCATACGGGTCACCGCCTTCCATACGGGTCACCGCCTTCTATACGGGTCACCGCCTTCTATACGTGTCCCCATGGGGgtcatcaggacaggaagtgacgagGAATCCCAAATCACAACAGGaacagagggaaaatcttccaatggggactcaCCTTCTCACCTTACTGTTGTAGCGCCCTCTACCTGCAGGAAATGTAGGCAGACCTGGTGTAGCGCCCTCTACCTCAGGTAGGCGCTAGAGTTCGATTTCTGGCCAGCGCAGGAAGTTTAGGCAGACCTGGTGTAGCGCCCCCATTGAGTAAATAACGAGAGGAGAGATTCTGACGGGTGCCgtacttttatttctttttcctcAAAGGTGTGCATTAGGAGAgggcgtgacaaatgtgcttggAATCTCGGAGCCAGAAACGCGCCCCGTCTCGCCAAGCTCACACGCAGAAGCATACGCGAgtggcgcccgcatatgtaaacggtattcaaaccacacatgtgaggtgtcgccgcgatcggtagagcgagaggtAAATCTTTTAACTCCTTAAAACGACATAAGCATCATAAGTAACGATTTCACCGTGAAAAGTGTAAAATGACAAACATTGGTATACAGAGATCAGAAAAAGGGGTCACAGCACAAACGTCTCTTCCATGATccgcacacagagagagagaaacacgacTTCAAACATCGTCTACAGCcgtgatctccaaactgcggccctttgctggcctttatccggcccttccACCGATAcaagcaatggggcaccattcctcccactaacaccagcaatggggcaccattcctcccaccaacaccagcaatggggcaccattcctcccactaacaccagcaatggggcaccattcctcccactaacaccagcaatggggcaccattcctcccactaacaccagcaatggggcaccattcctcccaccaacaccagcaatggggcaccattcctcccaccaacaccagcaatggggcaccattcctcccactaacaccactaatggggcaccattcctcccactaacaccagcaatggggcaccattcctcccaccaacaccagcaatggggcaccattcctcccactaacaccactaatggggcaccattcctcccactaacaccagcaatggggcaccattcctcccaccaacactagcaatggggcaccattcctcccactaacaccagcaatggggcaccattcctcccaccaacaccagcaatggggcaccattcctcccaccaacaccagcaatggggcaccattcctcccactaacacta
This window contains:
- the LOC120918400 gene encoding salivary glue protein Sgs-4-like; this translates as MPLKSGDQSEPRSSRTTNKEGAPVTPRQNSTSRRQNSTSRRQNSTSRHTTPKLNLPAHHAKTQPPDAKTQPPDAKTQPPGTPRQNSTSRHTTPKLNLPTPKLNLPAQHAKTQPPDAKTQPPDAKTQPPGTARQNSNSRHTKTQPPGTPKLNLPAHQNSTSRRQNSTSRHSTPKLNLPMPKLNLPTPKLNLPAQHAKTQPPDAKTQTPGTPKLNLPAHQNSTSRHTTPKLNLPAHHAKTQPLDAKTQSPGTPKLNLSAPKLKLPTPKLNLSARQNSTSRHTTPKFNFLT